In the Cydia fagiglandana chromosome 14, ilCydFagi1.1, whole genome shotgun sequence genome, one interval contains:
- the LOC134670635 gene encoding uncharacterized protein LOC134670635 isoform X2 has translation MFKRRGSATRNASPDPRSSSIGELLAAERQARRKEGAYGSGLSVSHDSVFTGERSDESSDERPTPHLPTSHRAELVAAVRRRGRGDGSDDDEDLGLPRSPPASPPTDKADKRHHAGISQSSCSDGSLLSVGSSEMDEDSSSYHHDHSNRSDHSDYNLSEPALGVAPLSHSAAKHKMAVRPRRTHGAPRRKKTNPIAASALPITPELNEEMIRSTTPEVTHKTSEVVTESFSSSTTTKHHMIVNAQHQQLNRELTRVLETPADTRLKSSSLPPGLALSQMIGHSPAKLSIAEQNTPRSSIKRSKSSSQGQNLRDDNVTTSETQISYSQERVTKYRSDNKYAEESCHEKKSKSEKKIENEVIRSSKKEESFFSRLLLRKSGKKSKKDQPDGEGETKKSKTEKSTAQYKAMDTERSGFVYVDHGQGHKPVPAERTHKSAGQKVFANQMHKRMDNKGAYVQEGVYKDVYSAAKVPGVEYNITDLKIAEETDKMLNQEMKARMSRRDDFNEKMERSKRTSSKETVEDKRESFSLNHDKSKRPASVQRLVDPFSSKAFINNELSNIAQEENLSPTLEISDEEPPIRAHRMKSVHSDYMFHSGSMPKNIPYFNHSVVMSASVSPPKNILHQSSENVKHIHRSSDHVCELRDKHEKREKAHRASKTEEAYVNSGLRSLGDEYVETRSSIGKSHSFRYASESPSISSQESQMPSLPAIVGISEPLLESWEVNYRRNVSERHDHTKRVSARNYSILHGTAEANYDSLPSTDSSYMDSLKTDMHDDKKLFSSSIQIGMDSHKRDSDISQIEAKIDDIISSPKPIMAPILKSSSLDSVKSSPEKQVEDRRKTISVESALSQGGRISNNMIQKEKQEAENYISVTMINKENTPIQIKTDAPKMKKSDEKLQQSGTTKPGVPEFLNIQLNRVDAKPTTNVVLTANVTPKKIDSPQVEKEFETFEVIESKSQRNSVVSKVESVSENTQIELKSSPIVVKKATSQPPLTPQSPSTPKAFFKRKSTSVEMQDRPEKPRTNSLSTDGSTEKIYDNISMDRKSHSSFGSKSSIQSTDSNDIRTPDRNEETVVYRKKPVILSKELRTSERRNDDEPELMKVFARRSLKLKDCEAETLAQEIAEGLKEDHDNANRSKLLKNEFNASIKSRDSDKENDDTSSKTNEENRMVDIAARVSQFGVPHYQRSVSINSVSNPKRESAPVYKSEANKYKKEVSDSTPEKRLRNRTFPDPSNDREDIKNITKSEAMAYKADTLTKRPWQRKDDDKRHLSVEKEKRESAVIEKEGDEGEKEKEVVGGGVGVGGGEADASPQFKGILQMRAEWERRAKQGMTK, from the exons GCGGAGCTAGTGGCAGCggtgcggcggcgcgggcgcggcgacGGTAGCGACGACGACGAAGACCTAGGGCTGCCGCGCAGCCCGCCCGCCTCCCCGCCCACCGACAAGGCTGATAAG CGGCACCATGCGGGCATATCGCAGTCATCCTGCAGCGACGGCTCGCTCCTCAGCGTGGGCTCCTCCGAGATGGACGAGGACTCCAGCTCCTACCACCACGACCACTCCAACAGGAGCGACCACTCGGACTACA ACTTGTCGGAGCCGGCGTTGGGCGTCGCGCCGCTGTCTCACTCGGCCGCCAAACACAAGATGGCGGTTCGACCGCGGCGGACACACGGCGCGCCCAGGCGGAAGAAAACTAATCCT ATAGCCGCATCAGCCTTGCCAATCACGCCCGAACTGAACGAAGAAATGATACGAAGCACTACTCCTGAAGTCACCCATAAAACCTCAGAAGTTGTTACTG AATCATTCTCTTCATCGACCACTACGAAACATCACATGATCGTGAACGCACAACATCAGCAGTTGAACCGCGAGCTCACGCGAGTGCTCGAAACTCCGGCCGACACGCGCCTCAAATCCTCCTCACTACCCCCTGGTCTGGCCTTAAGCCAGATGATCGGACACTCCCCCGCAAAACTCTCCATTGCCGAACAAAATACCCCTAGATCTTCGATCAAAAGGTCAAAGTCCAGCTCACAAGGACAAAACCTCAGAGACGACAATGTAACCACTAGTGAGACCCAGATCAGTTACTCTCAGGAACGCGTCACGAAATACAGGTCTGATAATAAGTATGCCGAAGAATCTTGCCATGAAAAGAAGTCTAAATCGGAAAAGAAAATAGAGAACGAAGTGATCAGGTCGTCGAAGAAGGAGGAGTCGTTCTTCAGTCGGCTACTTTTAAGAAAGAGTGGGAAGAAGTCGAAGAAAGATCAGCCAGATGGCGAAGGAGAGACTAAGAAATCTAAAACTGAAAAGTCCACGGCGCAGTATAAAGCTATGGATACAGAGAGAAGCGGATTTGTTTATGTTGATCATGGACAAGGGCACAAACCGGTGCCCGCTGAGAGAACCCACAAATCTGCCGGACAGAAGGTTTTCGCCAATCAAATGCATAAAAGAATGGACAATAAAGGGGCGTACGTCCAAGAGGGAGTCTACAAAGACGTCTACAGCGCGGCCAAAGTGCCGGGCGTCGAATACAATATAACTGATCTCAAAATCGCAGAAGAAACCGACAAAATGTTGAACCAAGAAATGAAGGCTCGTATGAGCCGCCGTGACGACTTCAATGAGAAAATGGAGCGATCGAAACGAACGTCCTCCAAAGAAACTGTCGAAGATAAAAGGGAATCTTTCAGTTTGAACCACGATAAGTCTAAGAGACCCGCCTCCGTTCAGAGACTCGTCGACCCATTCTCGTCAAAAGCATTTATTAATAACGAGCTCTCTAATATAGCTCAGGAGGAAAACTTGTCGCCCACTCTAGAGATCTCAGACGAAGAACCCCCGATCAGAGCGCATCGCATGAAGAGTGTTCACAGCGACTACATGTTCCACAGCGGAAGCATGCCTAAAAACATCCCTTATTTTAACCACAGCGTGGTTATGTCGGCATCAGTGTCGCCTCCTAAGAATATCCTGCATCAGAGTTCCGAAAACGTGAAGCATATACACCGATCTTCCGACCATGTCTGCGAGCTCCGCGATAAGCACGAGAAACGCGAGAAAGCTCACCGCGCCTCTAAGACTGAAGAGGCCTACGTGAACTCAGGACTTCGATCGCTCGGCGACGAGTACGTGGAGACCAGAAGCAGCATTGGCAAGTCGCACAGCTTCCGTTACGCTTCGGAATCTCCGTCGATCAGCTCTCAGGAGAGCCAGATGCCGAGTCTACCGGCTATCGTCGGTATATCCGAGCCCTTGCTCGAAAGTTGGGAGGTTAACTATAGGAGGAACGTGAGCGAACGACACGATCATACTAAAAGAGTATCCGCTAGGAACTACAGCATCCTCCATGGAACTGCTGAGGCGAACTATGACAGTTTACCCAGCACGGACAGTAGCTACATGGACAGCCTCAAAACTGACATGCACGATGACAAGAAGCTCTTCTCGAGCAGCATTCAAATAGGCATGGACAGCCATAAGAGAGACAGTGACATTTCTCAGATAGAGGCTAAAATCGATGATATAATAAGTTCGCCAAAGCCAATTATGGCACCAATACTCAAATCTAGCTCTTTAGATAGTGTTAAGAGTAGCCCTGAGAAGCAGGTGGAGGATAGAAGGAAAACTATTTCAGTAGAAAGCGCTTTGAGTCAAGGGGGAAGAATCAGTAACAATATGATTCAAAAAGAAAAGCAGGAAGCGGAAAACTATATATCTGTAACCATGATCAACAAAGAAAATACTCCAATCCAGATCAAAACTGATGCTCCAAAAATGAAGAAAAGTGATGAAAAACTTCAACAATCAGGTACCACTAAACCAGGAGTACCAGAATTTCTCAACATACAACTAAACAGAGTTGACGCAAAACCTACAACTAATGTAGTGCTGACGGCTAACGTAACGCCAAAGAAAATTGATAGTCCACAAGTCGAAAAAGAGTTTGAAACATTCGAAGTAATCGAAAGCAAGAGTCAAAGGAATTCAGTCGTCAGCAAAGTCGAGAGCGTGAGCGAAAATACTCAAATAGAATTAAAGAGTTCTCCAATAGTCGTTAAGAAGGCTACTTCCCAACCGCCTCTTACACCACAAAGTCCTTCAACTCCGAAAGCATTTTTCAAACGCAAATCAACGAGCGTCGAGATGCAAGACAGACCGGAGAAACCAAGGACTAATTCTTTAAGCACAGACGGTAGCACGGAGAAAATTTACGACAATATATCTATGGATCGGAAATCACATTCCAGTTTTGGAAGTAAGAGCTCTATTCAAAGCACAGATAGCAACGACATTAGAACACCAGATAGAAATGAAGAAACCGTCGTGTACAGAAAGAAACCTGTCATCTTGTCTAAAGAACTCCGCACTAGCGAACGCAGAAATGACGACGAGCCTGAACTTATGAAAGTTTTCGCGAGACGCTCTCTAAAACTAAAGGATTGCGAAGCCGAAACTCTTGCCCAAGAAATAGCGGAAGGTCTTAAAGAAGATCACGACAATGCAAATAGATCAAAGCTCCTCAAAAACGAGTTTAACGCTTCCATCAAATCTAGAGACAGCGACAAAGAAAACGATGACACATCATCTAAAACCAATGAAGAGAACAGGATGGTAGATATCGCCGCTCGCGTCAGTCAATTCGGCGTCCCACATTATCAAAGAAGCGTCAGTATCAACAGCGTATCGAATCCTAAAAGGGAAAGCGCGCCAGTATACAAAAGCGAAGCCAACAAATATAAAAAGGAAGTATCAGATTCTACGCCCGAGAAGAGATTAAGAAACAGAACATTTCCGGATCCTTCTAACGATAGGGAAGatattaaaaacataactaaatCTGAAGCTATGGCGTATAAAGCTGATACTTTAACCAAACGCCCATGGCAAAGGAAAGATGATGACAAGAGGCATTTATCAGTCGAGAAGGAAAAGCGAGAGAGTGCTGTGATAGAAAAGGAGGGAGATGAAGGTGAGAAAGAGAAGGAAGTGGTAGGGGGAGGTGTGGgtgtggggggaggggaggCGGACGCGTCGCCGCAGTTCAAGGGGATCCTGCAGATGCGCGCCGAGTGGGAGCGCCGCGCCAAGCAGGGGATGACCAAATAA
- the LOC134670635 gene encoding uncharacterized protein LOC134670635 isoform X1 has translation MSGGGAGLMSCVREGSLEPPYRPHTDTHNHGEGRTGRFLRGLRRMFKRRGSATRNASPDPRSSSTGELLAAERQARRKEGAYGSGLSVSHDSVFTGERSDESSDERPTPHLPTSHRAELVAAVRRRGRGDGSDDDEDLGLPRSPPASPPTDKADKRHHAGISQSSCSDGSLLSVGSSEMDEDSSSYHHDHSNRSDHSDYNLSEPALGVAPLSHSAAKHKMAVRPRRTHGAPRRKKTNPIAASALPITPELNEEMIRSTTPEVTHKTSEVVTESFSSSTTTKHHMIVNAQHQQLNRELTRVLETPADTRLKSSSLPPGLALSQMIGHSPAKLSIAEQNTPRSSIKRSKSSSQGQNLRDDNVTTSETQISYSQERVTKYRSDNKYAEESCHEKKSKSEKKIENEVIRSSKKEESFFSRLLLRKSGKKSKKDQPDGEGETKKSKTEKSTAQYKAMDTERSGFVYVDHGQGHKPVPAERTHKSAGQKVFANQMHKRMDNKGAYVQEGVYKDVYSAAKVPGVEYNITDLKIAEETDKMLNQEMKARMSRRDDFNEKMERSKRTSSKETVEDKRESFSLNHDKSKRPASVQRLVDPFSSKAFINNELSNIAQEENLSPTLEISDEEPPIRAHRMKSVHSDYMFHSGSMPKNIPYFNHSVVMSASVSPPKNILHQSSENVKHIHRSSDHVCELRDKHEKREKAHRASKTEEAYVNSGLRSLGDEYVETRSSIGKSHSFRYASESPSISSQESQMPSLPAIVGISEPLLESWEVNYRRNVSERHDHTKRVSARNYSILHGTAEANYDSLPSTDSSYMDSLKTDMHDDKKLFSSSIQIGMDSHKRDSDISQIEAKIDDIISSPKPIMAPILKSSSLDSVKSSPEKQVEDRRKTISVESALSQGGRISNNMIQKEKQEAENYISVTMINKENTPIQIKTDAPKMKKSDEKLQQSGTTKPGVPEFLNIQLNRVDAKPTTNVVLTANVTPKKIDSPQVEKEFETFEVIESKSQRNSVVSKVESVSENTQIELKSSPIVVKKATSQPPLTPQSPSTPKAFFKRKSTSVEMQDRPEKPRTNSLSTDGSTEKIYDNISMDRKSHSSFGSKSSIQSTDSNDIRTPDRNEETVVYRKKPVILSKELRTSERRNDDEPELMKVFARRSLKLKDCEAETLAQEIAEGLKEDHDNANRSKLLKNEFNASIKSRDSDKENDDTSSKTNEENRMVDIAARVSQFGVPHYQRSVSINSVSNPKRESAPVYKSEANKYKKEVSDSTPEKRLRNRTFPDPSNDREDIKNITKSEAMAYKADTLTKRPWQRKDDDKRHLSVEKEKRESAVIEKEGDEGEKEKEVVGGGVGVGGGEADASPQFKGILQMRAEWERRAKQGMTK, from the exons GCGGAGCTAGTGGCAGCggtgcggcggcgcgggcgcggcgacGGTAGCGACGACGACGAAGACCTAGGGCTGCCGCGCAGCCCGCCCGCCTCCCCGCCCACCGACAAGGCTGATAAG CGGCACCATGCGGGCATATCGCAGTCATCCTGCAGCGACGGCTCGCTCCTCAGCGTGGGCTCCTCCGAGATGGACGAGGACTCCAGCTCCTACCACCACGACCACTCCAACAGGAGCGACCACTCGGACTACA ACTTGTCGGAGCCGGCGTTGGGCGTCGCGCCGCTGTCTCACTCGGCCGCCAAACACAAGATGGCGGTTCGACCGCGGCGGACACACGGCGCGCCCAGGCGGAAGAAAACTAATCCT ATAGCCGCATCAGCCTTGCCAATCACGCCCGAACTGAACGAAGAAATGATACGAAGCACTACTCCTGAAGTCACCCATAAAACCTCAGAAGTTGTTACTG AATCATTCTCTTCATCGACCACTACGAAACATCACATGATCGTGAACGCACAACATCAGCAGTTGAACCGCGAGCTCACGCGAGTGCTCGAAACTCCGGCCGACACGCGCCTCAAATCCTCCTCACTACCCCCTGGTCTGGCCTTAAGCCAGATGATCGGACACTCCCCCGCAAAACTCTCCATTGCCGAACAAAATACCCCTAGATCTTCGATCAAAAGGTCAAAGTCCAGCTCACAAGGACAAAACCTCAGAGACGACAATGTAACCACTAGTGAGACCCAGATCAGTTACTCTCAGGAACGCGTCACGAAATACAGGTCTGATAATAAGTATGCCGAAGAATCTTGCCATGAAAAGAAGTCTAAATCGGAAAAGAAAATAGAGAACGAAGTGATCAGGTCGTCGAAGAAGGAGGAGTCGTTCTTCAGTCGGCTACTTTTAAGAAAGAGTGGGAAGAAGTCGAAGAAAGATCAGCCAGATGGCGAAGGAGAGACTAAGAAATCTAAAACTGAAAAGTCCACGGCGCAGTATAAAGCTATGGATACAGAGAGAAGCGGATTTGTTTATGTTGATCATGGACAAGGGCACAAACCGGTGCCCGCTGAGAGAACCCACAAATCTGCCGGACAGAAGGTTTTCGCCAATCAAATGCATAAAAGAATGGACAATAAAGGGGCGTACGTCCAAGAGGGAGTCTACAAAGACGTCTACAGCGCGGCCAAAGTGCCGGGCGTCGAATACAATATAACTGATCTCAAAATCGCAGAAGAAACCGACAAAATGTTGAACCAAGAAATGAAGGCTCGTATGAGCCGCCGTGACGACTTCAATGAGAAAATGGAGCGATCGAAACGAACGTCCTCCAAAGAAACTGTCGAAGATAAAAGGGAATCTTTCAGTTTGAACCACGATAAGTCTAAGAGACCCGCCTCCGTTCAGAGACTCGTCGACCCATTCTCGTCAAAAGCATTTATTAATAACGAGCTCTCTAATATAGCTCAGGAGGAAAACTTGTCGCCCACTCTAGAGATCTCAGACGAAGAACCCCCGATCAGAGCGCATCGCATGAAGAGTGTTCACAGCGACTACATGTTCCACAGCGGAAGCATGCCTAAAAACATCCCTTATTTTAACCACAGCGTGGTTATGTCGGCATCAGTGTCGCCTCCTAAGAATATCCTGCATCAGAGTTCCGAAAACGTGAAGCATATACACCGATCTTCCGACCATGTCTGCGAGCTCCGCGATAAGCACGAGAAACGCGAGAAAGCTCACCGCGCCTCTAAGACTGAAGAGGCCTACGTGAACTCAGGACTTCGATCGCTCGGCGACGAGTACGTGGAGACCAGAAGCAGCATTGGCAAGTCGCACAGCTTCCGTTACGCTTCGGAATCTCCGTCGATCAGCTCTCAGGAGAGCCAGATGCCGAGTCTACCGGCTATCGTCGGTATATCCGAGCCCTTGCTCGAAAGTTGGGAGGTTAACTATAGGAGGAACGTGAGCGAACGACACGATCATACTAAAAGAGTATCCGCTAGGAACTACAGCATCCTCCATGGAACTGCTGAGGCGAACTATGACAGTTTACCCAGCACGGACAGTAGCTACATGGACAGCCTCAAAACTGACATGCACGATGACAAGAAGCTCTTCTCGAGCAGCATTCAAATAGGCATGGACAGCCATAAGAGAGACAGTGACATTTCTCAGATAGAGGCTAAAATCGATGATATAATAAGTTCGCCAAAGCCAATTATGGCACCAATACTCAAATCTAGCTCTTTAGATAGTGTTAAGAGTAGCCCTGAGAAGCAGGTGGAGGATAGAAGGAAAACTATTTCAGTAGAAAGCGCTTTGAGTCAAGGGGGAAGAATCAGTAACAATATGATTCAAAAAGAAAAGCAGGAAGCGGAAAACTATATATCTGTAACCATGATCAACAAAGAAAATACTCCAATCCAGATCAAAACTGATGCTCCAAAAATGAAGAAAAGTGATGAAAAACTTCAACAATCAGGTACCACTAAACCAGGAGTACCAGAATTTCTCAACATACAACTAAACAGAGTTGACGCAAAACCTACAACTAATGTAGTGCTGACGGCTAACGTAACGCCAAAGAAAATTGATAGTCCACAAGTCGAAAAAGAGTTTGAAACATTCGAAGTAATCGAAAGCAAGAGTCAAAGGAATTCAGTCGTCAGCAAAGTCGAGAGCGTGAGCGAAAATACTCAAATAGAATTAAAGAGTTCTCCAATAGTCGTTAAGAAGGCTACTTCCCAACCGCCTCTTACACCACAAAGTCCTTCAACTCCGAAAGCATTTTTCAAACGCAAATCAACGAGCGTCGAGATGCAAGACAGACCGGAGAAACCAAGGACTAATTCTTTAAGCACAGACGGTAGCACGGAGAAAATTTACGACAATATATCTATGGATCGGAAATCACATTCCAGTTTTGGAAGTAAGAGCTCTATTCAAAGCACAGATAGCAACGACATTAGAACACCAGATAGAAATGAAGAAACCGTCGTGTACAGAAAGAAACCTGTCATCTTGTCTAAAGAACTCCGCACTAGCGAACGCAGAAATGACGACGAGCCTGAACTTATGAAAGTTTTCGCGAGACGCTCTCTAAAACTAAAGGATTGCGAAGCCGAAACTCTTGCCCAAGAAATAGCGGAAGGTCTTAAAGAAGATCACGACAATGCAAATAGATCAAAGCTCCTCAAAAACGAGTTTAACGCTTCCATCAAATCTAGAGACAGCGACAAAGAAAACGATGACACATCATCTAAAACCAATGAAGAGAACAGGATGGTAGATATCGCCGCTCGCGTCAGTCAATTCGGCGTCCCACATTATCAAAGAAGCGTCAGTATCAACAGCGTATCGAATCCTAAAAGGGAAAGCGCGCCAGTATACAAAAGCGAAGCCAACAAATATAAAAAGGAAGTATCAGATTCTACGCCCGAGAAGAGATTAAGAAACAGAACATTTCCGGATCCTTCTAACGATAGGGAAGatattaaaaacataactaaatCTGAAGCTATGGCGTATAAAGCTGATACTTTAACCAAACGCCCATGGCAAAGGAAAGATGATGACAAGAGGCATTTATCAGTCGAGAAGGAAAAGCGAGAGAGTGCTGTGATAGAAAAGGAGGGAGATGAAGGTGAGAAAGAGAAGGAAGTGGTAGGGGGAGGTGTGGgtgtggggggaggggaggCGGACGCGTCGCCGCAGTTCAAGGGGATCCTGCAGATGCGCGCCGAGTGGGAGCGCCGCGCCAAGCAGGGGATGACCAAATAA